One stretch of Armigeres subalbatus isolate Guangzhou_Male chromosome 2, GZ_Asu_2, whole genome shotgun sequence DNA includes these proteins:
- the LOC134217923 gene encoding uncharacterized protein LOC134217923 produces the protein MQSFAGNIILLLLGVLSYSFARNIFSRNNQLDGDDSDEDSSEENLQDLLGHMQTACYANTGSDDTFKAIVSHFYGVPVCVLVNMDIYNLIEDLDGLDNQTRNEFFPKYCPQMRSTLECIEPLLRDFRKCLPDEDALVLRAISHAMPEAIDLICDKNGEILFVEDANYTACIDSSSNYINECSDKISNATNAMNFQNQCSELVDFRTCLAEKLTHCNGPRLMDVFDVIYRAFIRASRCSNLVILPNDKKENAV, from the exons ATGCAATCGTTTGCAGGAAACATAATTTTGCTACTTCTGGGCGTCCTTTCTT ATAGTTTCGCGAGAAATATTTTCTCCAGAAACAATCAGCTCGATGGAGACGATTCGGATGAGGATTCGTCGGAAGAGAATCTACAAGATTTGCTGGGTCACATGCAGACGGCCTGTTACGCGAACACCGGTTCCGATGATACCTTCAAGGCCATAGTTTCTCACTTTTATGGGGTCCCGGTGTGCGTTCTGGTGAACATGGACATCTACAACTTGATTGAAGATTTGGATGGCTTGGACAACCAGACGCGGAATGAGTTCTTTCCCAA ATATTGTCCCCAGATGCGCAGCACTTTGGAATGTATTGAACCACTGTTGAGGGACTTCCGCAAATGTTTGCCTGATGAAGACGCTTTGGTATTGAGAGCCATTAGCCATGCGATGCCTGAGGCAATTGATTTAATATGTGATAAGAATGGGGAAATTCTGTTTG TTGAGGATGCAAACTATACAGCGTGCATCGATAGCTCCAGTAACTACATCAACGAATGCAGCGATAAAATTTCGAATGCCACAAATgcaatgaattttcaaaaccagTGTAGTGAGTTGGTGGATTTTCGAACGTGTTTGGCAGAGAAGCTCACCCACTGCAACGGGCCACGATTGATGGATGTTTTTGACGTAATTTATCGTGCCTTCATCAGAGCCAGTCGCTGTAGCAAT TTGGTGATTTTGCCAAATGATAAAAAGGAAAATGCGGTCTAA